A section of the Stenotrophomonas acidaminiphila genome encodes:
- a CDS encoding multifunctional CCA tRNA nucleotidyl transferase/2'3'-cyclic phosphodiesterase/2'nucleotidase/phosphatase: protein MKTYLVGGAVRDRLLGLDAGDRDWVVVGATQQQMEARGFKAVGRDFPVFLHPHTGEEHALARTERKSGRGYRGFVVDADPSVTLEQDLQRRDFTINAIACDEDSGTLVDPWGGARDLQARVLRHVGPAFVEDPLRVLRAARFMARFAPLGFTLAPETAALMREIAASGELDALVPERIWQELRKALRAARPSAFLRTLHDTGALAPILPEVAALYGIPQRVEFHPEVDTGVHQEMVSDMAARLAPGDDLIGFAALTHDLGKALTPADQLPRHVMHEQRGLKPLAALCDRLRIPADHRQLAAAVCREHLNVHRIDELRDATVLDLLQRCDGFRRPERIAQMALACECDKRGRLGFEDSEYPQRATLLRLHAAALAINARDLAAEGLSGPAVGEALNKARINAIGAARRA from the coding sequence ATGAAGACCTACCTGGTCGGCGGCGCGGTCCGCGACCGGCTGCTGGGGCTGGATGCGGGCGACCGCGACTGGGTGGTGGTCGGCGCCACCCAGCAGCAGATGGAGGCGCGTGGCTTCAAGGCCGTGGGCCGCGACTTCCCGGTGTTCCTGCACCCGCATACCGGCGAGGAACACGCGCTGGCGCGCACCGAGCGCAAGAGCGGACGCGGCTACCGCGGCTTCGTGGTCGACGCCGACCCGTCGGTGACGCTGGAGCAGGACCTGCAACGCCGCGACTTCACCATCAATGCCATCGCCTGCGACGAGGACAGCGGCACGCTGGTCGACCCCTGGGGCGGCGCGCGCGACCTCCAGGCGCGCGTGCTGCGCCACGTCGGCCCGGCCTTCGTCGAGGATCCGCTGCGGGTACTGCGCGCGGCACGGTTCATGGCGCGCTTCGCGCCGCTGGGTTTCACCCTGGCCCCGGAAACCGCCGCGCTGATGCGGGAGATCGCCGCCAGCGGCGAACTGGACGCGCTGGTACCCGAACGCATCTGGCAGGAACTGCGCAAGGCGCTGCGCGCGGCGCGCCCTTCGGCATTCCTGCGCACCCTGCACGATACCGGCGCACTGGCGCCGATCCTGCCGGAAGTGGCCGCGCTGTACGGCATCCCGCAGCGCGTCGAATTCCACCCGGAAGTGGACACCGGGGTGCACCAGGAAATGGTCAGCGACATGGCCGCGCGGCTGGCGCCGGGCGACGACCTCATCGGCTTCGCCGCGCTCACCCATGATCTCGGCAAGGCACTCACCCCGGCCGACCAGCTGCCACGCCATGTCATGCACGAACAGCGCGGGCTGAAGCCGCTGGCGGCGCTGTGCGACCGCCTGCGCATCCCCGCCGACCACCGCCAGCTGGCCGCGGCGGTGTGCCGCGAGCATCTCAACGTGCACCGGATCGACGAACTGCGCGACGCCACCGTACTGGACCTGCTGCAGCGCTGCGACGGCTTCAGGCGCCCGGAGCGCATCGCGCAGATGGCGCTGGCCTGCGAATGCGACAAGCGCGGCCGGCTCGGTTTCGAGGACAGCGAGTACCCGCAACGCGCCACGCTGCTGCGCCTGCATGCCGCGGCGCTGGCGATCAATGCGCGCGACCTCGCCGCCGAAGGCCTCAGCGGCCCGGCGGTGGGCGAAGCCTTGAACAAGGCCCGGATCAACGCCATCGGCGCGGCACGCCGGGCATAG
- a CDS encoding lytic murein transglycosylase — MKRTTCLLPFAASLLLACTGTGAQTLDARRAAMRVAIDNAERGQFDAAASAGLRDHPLYGWLEYSALRRGIDTVDTPQALDFLKRYQGQAVAEAFRAAWLPALARRQDWPTLLANWRPSNDPGLQCAELNARLATGKADAGWIRDAQALWRSSGKSLPDACDPVFAGLAERGGLTPALRWERIDAAADAQQPGVMRAAARGLPAAELALANNYAAFVDKPDVRALKWPQNERSRRIASDGLAKLARTDPDAAERQLPQYAQALRLDAAQQAQVRYQIALWTVASYLPDSARRLAAVPESAYDERLHEWRAREAMARGDWPAALAAIRAMPANQRGDSRWRWFEARLLEKTGRAAEAMPLYRAVATEPTFHGFLAADKLRQPYALCPWNPGSDAQARAAVARDPALVRALELFRIDRATWAAREWADALSRFDDTRRRLAVEVAGEAGWFDRAVFALKGPQEMRLYALRFPLYHDDTIRREAARNALDPAWVAAEIRAESIFNPNARSPANALGLMQVLPATGASVARRIGLDGYGGAASLYDPDTNIAIGTAYLRQLLDTYGGLPYVTIAAYNAGPTPTARWQSQRPGYDPDFWIETISYKETREYVARVLAFSVIYDWRLNGKAVPLGDRIAGRNVPASRGFACPAAKDGA, encoded by the coding sequence ATGAAACGAACGACCTGCCTGCTGCCTTTCGCCGCGTCCCTGCTGCTGGCCTGTACCGGCACCGGCGCACAGACCCTCGACGCCCGGCGCGCGGCCATGCGCGTGGCCATCGACAACGCCGAACGCGGCCAGTTCGATGCCGCCGCGAGCGCGGGCCTGCGCGACCACCCGCTGTACGGCTGGCTCGAATACAGCGCGCTGCGCCGTGGCATCGACACCGTGGACACGCCGCAGGCGCTGGACTTCCTCAAGCGCTACCAGGGCCAGGCCGTGGCCGAGGCATTCCGCGCCGCGTGGCTGCCGGCGCTGGCGCGGCGCCAGGACTGGCCGACCCTGCTCGCCAACTGGCGGCCCAGCAACGACCCCGGGCTGCAGTGCGCCGAGCTCAACGCACGCCTGGCCACCGGCAAGGCCGATGCCGGCTGGATCCGCGACGCGCAGGCGCTGTGGCGCAGCAGCGGCAAGTCGCTGCCCGATGCGTGCGATCCGGTGTTCGCCGGCCTGGCCGAGCGCGGCGGGCTGACCCCGGCACTGCGCTGGGAGCGCATCGACGCCGCGGCCGACGCCCAGCAGCCCGGGGTGATGCGCGCGGCCGCGCGCGGTCTGCCGGCCGCCGAGCTGGCCCTGGCCAATAATTACGCCGCGTTCGTCGACAAACCGGACGTGCGCGCGTTGAAGTGGCCGCAGAACGAACGCAGCCGGCGCATCGCCAGCGACGGCCTGGCAAAGCTGGCGCGGACCGACCCCGACGCCGCCGAACGGCAGTTGCCGCAGTATGCGCAGGCGCTGCGGCTGGACGCCGCGCAGCAGGCGCAGGTGCGCTACCAGATCGCGTTGTGGACGGTGGCGTCCTACCTGCCGGATTCGGCGCGGCGGTTGGCCGCGGTCCCGGAATCGGCGTACGACGAGCGCCTGCACGAATGGCGCGCGCGCGAAGCGATGGCGCGCGGCGACTGGCCCGCGGCGCTGGCCGCGATCCGGGCGATGCCCGCGAACCAGCGCGGTGACTCGCGCTGGCGCTGGTTCGAGGCACGGCTGCTGGAAAAGACCGGCAGGGCCGCCGAGGCCATGCCGCTGTACCGCGCCGTCGCCACCGAGCCGACCTTCCATGGCTTCCTTGCCGCCGACAAGCTGCGCCAGCCCTACGCGCTGTGTCCGTGGAACCCCGGCAGCGACGCGCAGGCGCGCGCGGCGGTGGCGCGCGACCCGGCGCTGGTGCGCGCGCTGGAACTGTTCCGCATCGACCGCGCCACCTGGGCCGCGCGCGAATGGGCCGACGCGCTGTCGCGGTTCGACGACACCCGGCGCCGGCTGGCCGTCGAAGTGGCGGGTGAGGCGGGCTGGTTCGACCGCGCCGTGTTCGCCCTCAAGGGGCCGCAGGAGATGCGCCTGTACGCGCTGCGGTTCCCGCTGTACCACGACGACACCATCCGCCGCGAAGCGGCGCGCAACGCGCTGGATCCGGCGTGGGTCGCCGCCGAGATCCGCGCCGAGAGCATCTTCAACCCGAACGCGCGCTCGCCGGCCAACGCCCTGGGGCTGATGCAGGTGCTGCCCGCCACCGGCGCCAGCGTCGCCCGGCGCATCGGGCTCGACGGCTACGGCGGCGCGGCCAGCCTTTACGATCCGGACACCAACATCGCCATCGGCACCGCCTACCTGCGGCAGCTGCTGGACACCTACGGCGGCCTGCCCTACGTCACCATCGCCGCCTACAACGCCGGGCCCACGCCGACGGCGCGCTGGCAGTCGCAGCGGCCGGGCTACGACCCCGACTTCTGGATCGAGACCATCAGCTACAAGGAGACGCGCGAGTACGTCGCGCGCGTGCTTGCGTTCAGCGTGATCTACGACTGGCGCCTCAACGGCAAGGCGGTGCCGCTGGGCGACCGCATCGCCGGCCGCAACGTCCCGGCGTCGCGCGGCTTCGCCTGCCCGGCGGCCAAGGACGGCGCATGA
- a CDS encoding biopolymer transporter ExbD: MAFSAAGSSGPIADINVTPLVDVMLVLLIIFIVTAPLVSWPIPVDLPQPTTRQVPRVDPPPPIELRVDAANQLTWNGQALPVASLQARLQEQARLHAGNLPELRIDASPDAEYDTMAKVLAAADNARMERIAFLR; encoded by the coding sequence ATGGCATTCAGTGCAGCTGGCAGTTCCGGACCGATCGCCGACATCAATGTCACCCCGCTGGTGGACGTGATGCTGGTGTTGCTGATCATCTTCATCGTCACCGCGCCGCTGGTGTCCTGGCCGATCCCGGTGGATCTGCCGCAGCCCACCACCCGCCAGGTCCCCCGCGTGGATCCGCCGCCGCCGATCGAATTGCGGGTGGACGCGGCCAACCAGCTCACGTGGAATGGCCAGGCGCTGCCGGTCGCTTCGCTGCAGGCGCGGCTGCAGGAGCAGGCGCGTCTGCATGCCGGCAACCTGCCGGAGCTGCGCATCGACGCCAGCCCGGACGCCGAGTACGACACGATGGCCAAGGTGCTGGCGGCGGCCGACAACGCACGGATGGAGCGCATCGCCTTCCTGCGATGA
- a CDS encoding EamA family transporter, which produces MQTSRFAPLLPALAVLGSVTSLAIGTSYAKHLFPLIGAQGTSALRVGFSALFLLLLWRPWRWHTRRADGAAILRYGLALGLMNLLFYMALRTIPFGIAVAIEFIGPLAVAMFSSRRAIDFLWVGCALAGLLLLLPLGGGPALDVAGVLYALGAAACWALYIVFGKRAGHLHAGHSVSLGVAVAALVVVPVGVAHAGTALLQPSILLAGLLVAVVSSAIPMSLEMMALKRLPKETFGILISMEPAVAALWALLLLHEQLSGLQWLAIGCTVLASVGSAATARRRPPPAAAVVT; this is translated from the coding sequence ATGCAGACTTCACGATTCGCGCCGCTGTTGCCGGCGCTGGCGGTGCTCGGCTCGGTGACTTCGCTGGCCATCGGCACGTCCTACGCCAAGCACCTGTTCCCGCTGATCGGCGCCCAGGGTACCAGCGCGCTGCGCGTGGGCTTTTCGGCGCTGTTCCTGCTGCTGCTGTGGCGGCCGTGGCGCTGGCATACCCGCCGCGCCGACGGCGCCGCGATCCTGCGCTACGGGCTGGCGCTGGGGCTGATGAACCTGCTGTTCTACATGGCGCTGCGCACGATTCCGTTCGGCATCGCGGTGGCCATCGAGTTCATCGGGCCGCTGGCGGTGGCGATGTTCTCCTCGCGGCGGGCGATCGATTTCCTGTGGGTCGGCTGCGCGCTGGCCGGGCTGCTGCTGTTGCTGCCGCTGGGCGGCGGGCCGGCGCTGGACGTGGCCGGCGTGCTGTACGCGCTGGGCGCCGCGGCCTGCTGGGCGCTGTACATCGTGTTCGGCAAGCGCGCCGGGCACCTGCATGCCGGGCACTCGGTATCGCTGGGCGTGGCGGTCGCGGCGCTGGTGGTGGTGCCGGTGGGCGTGGCCCATGCCGGAACGGCACTGCTGCAGCCGTCGATCCTGCTGGCCGGGCTGCTGGTGGCGGTGGTGTCCAGCGCGATCCCGATGTCGCTGGAGATGATGGCGCTCAAGCGCCTGCCGAAGGAGACCTTCGGCATCCTGATCAGCATGGAACCGGCGGTGGCCGCGCTGTGGGCGCTGCTGCTGCTGCACGAACAGCTGTCCGGCCTGCAGTGGCTGGCGATCGGCTGCACGGTATTGGCCTCGGTGGGGAGCGCGGCGACCGCGCGGCGCCGGCCACCGCCCGCGGCTGCCGTGGTGACATGA
- a CDS encoding endonuclease: protein MLTANIQAGSSTRRYSDYVTRSWSHALPSGSKRSSLDAIARLASGRDIVGLQEADPGSLRSGFTNQTHYLAQRAGFNYWSHQPNRRMGGVASSANGLLSRLEPVEVQDHALPGRIGGRGVLLARFGDGREGLAVAVAHLSLGVGSRLSQLDFIADLMSDYPNAVLMGDFNCKAERPEMQVLYRKTRLQPPGCLVPTFPSWRPERAIDHILVSDSLRALETGAVAAAHSDHLAVEMQVEVPANSLR from the coding sequence CTGCTCACGGCCAACATCCAGGCCGGCTCCAGCACGCGCCGCTACAGCGACTACGTGACCCGCAGCTGGTCGCACGCGCTGCCGTCGGGCAGCAAGCGCTCCAGCCTGGATGCGATCGCCAGGCTCGCCAGCGGCCGCGACATCGTCGGCCTGCAGGAGGCCGACCCCGGCAGCCTGCGCTCGGGTTTCACCAACCAGACCCACTACCTGGCCCAGCGCGCCGGCTTCAACTACTGGAGCCACCAGCCCAACCGGCGCATGGGCGGGGTCGCGTCCAGCGCCAATGGCCTGCTCAGCCGGCTGGAACCGGTGGAAGTGCAGGATCACGCCCTGCCCGGCCGCATCGGCGGACGCGGCGTGCTGCTGGCGCGCTTCGGCGACGGCCGCGAAGGGCTGGCGGTCGCCGTCGCGCACCTGTCGCTGGGCGTGGGTTCGCGCCTGTCGCAGCTGGATTTCATCGCCGACCTGATGTCCGACTACCCCAACGCGGTGCTGATGGGCGATTTCAACTGCAAGGCCGAGCGCCCGGAAATGCAGGTGCTGTACCGCAAGACCCGGCTGCAGCCGCCCGGCTGCCTGGTGCCCACCTTCCCCAGCTGGCGCCCGGAACGGGCGATCGACCATATCCTGGTCAGCGACAGCCTGCGCGCGCTCGAAACCGGCGCCGTCGCCGCGGCCCATTCGGACCATCTGGCGGTGGAGATGCAGGTCGAAGTCCCCGCCAACAGCCTGCGCTAG
- a CDS encoding dihydroneopterin aldolase, with protein MTYFARLSLLLLALLPLAACAADAAAPVEGQDYELIAEPGPFAPLAGKIEVVEVFGYPCIHCAHFEPLLEAWVARLPGDVRFTAVPAAFGGHWDAYARAFYAAEQTGVLKRSHADVFKALHERRSLPMQNVSPQELATFYAAYGVQPERYVDALRSDQTDARVKAARAFALRVRVPGTPALVVNGKYLVKGRSFEDQLRIASALVERERAAARRR; from the coding sequence ATGACGTATTTCGCGCGCTTGTCCCTGCTGTTGCTGGCCCTGCTGCCGCTGGCCGCCTGTGCCGCCGACGCCGCCGCACCGGTGGAAGGCCAGGACTATGAGCTGATCGCAGAACCCGGCCCGTTCGCCCCCCTGGCCGGCAAGATCGAGGTGGTCGAAGTGTTCGGCTACCCCTGCATCCACTGCGCCCATTTCGAACCGCTGCTCGAAGCCTGGGTCGCCAGGCTGCCGGGCGACGTGCGCTTCACCGCGGTGCCGGCTGCCTTCGGCGGCCATTGGGACGCCTATGCGCGCGCCTTCTACGCCGCCGAGCAGACCGGCGTGCTCAAGCGCAGCCACGCCGATGTGTTCAAGGCCCTGCACGAACGGCGCAGCCTGCCGATGCAGAACGTGTCGCCACAGGAACTGGCGACGTTCTATGCCGCCTACGGGGTGCAGCCGGAGCGCTATGTCGATGCGCTGCGCAGCGACCAGACCGACGCCAGGGTGAAGGCCGCGCGCGCCTTCGCCCTGCGCGTGCGGGTGCCCGGTACGCCGGCACTGGTGGTCAACGGCAAATACCTGGTCAAGGGCCGCAGCTTCGAGGACCAGTTGCGCATCGCCAGTGCCCTGGTGGAACGCGAGCGCGCTGCCGCCCGGCGCCGCTGA
- a CDS encoding cytochrome C, whose product MRHARVLAVSALVIPLIAVVAFAQSSVTPVPDNAPVQTAPLEIDLSKTLPGDAEAGEGKAQACAACHGADGNSAVEMYPRLAGQSERYIARQLALIAGGQRTEGAVAAMLPFVQGMTAQDMRDIGAFFARQKSGAGVADDTAIADGPYAGMKFYEVGQKLYRNGDASREIPACMACHGPTGAGNPGPAYPHIGGQHAMYVTQRLQHYQAGQTQETDPSQFRIMAQVAGKLTEQEIQALASYVQGLHARADDVAVATAR is encoded by the coding sequence ATGCGCCACGCTCGTGTCTTAGCCGTTTCCGCCCTTGTCATCCCGCTGATCGCGGTCGTCGCGTTCGCACAGAGTTCGGTCACGCCGGTGCCCGACAACGCGCCGGTGCAGACCGCACCGCTGGAGATCGACCTCAGCAAGACCCTGCCCGGCGATGCCGAGGCCGGCGAAGGCAAGGCACAGGCCTGCGCCGCCTGCCATGGCGCCGACGGCAACTCCGCGGTGGAGATGTATCCGCGGCTGGCCGGCCAGAGCGAGCGCTACATCGCCCGCCAGCTGGCGCTGATCGCCGGCGGCCAGCGCACCGAGGGCGCGGTCGCCGCCATGCTGCCGTTCGTGCAGGGCATGACCGCGCAGGACATGCGCGACATCGGCGCCTTCTTCGCCCGCCAGAAGTCCGGCGCCGGCGTGGCCGACGACACCGCCATCGCCGACGGCCCGTACGCCGGCATGAAGTTCTACGAGGTCGGCCAGAAGCTGTACCGCAACGGCGACGCCAGCCGCGAGATCCCGGCCTGCATGGCCTGCCACGGCCCGACCGGCGCCGGCAATCCCGGCCCGGCCTACCCGCACATCGGCGGCCAGCACGCCATGTACGTCACCCAGCGCCTGCAGCACTACCAGGCGGGCCAGACCCAGGAAACCGATCCGTCGCAGTTCCGGATCATGGCCCAGGTGGCCGGCAAGCTCACCGAGCAGGAAATCCAGGCGCTGGCCAGCTACGTGCAGGGCCTGCACGCGCGCGCCGACGACGTGGCCGTGGCCACCGCGCGTTGA
- a CDS encoding YihA family ribosome biogenesis GTP-binding protein, which yields MSQLLERARYLLSAHNARQLPPDEGAEVAFAGRSNAGKSSALNALTRQNALARVSKTPGRTQQLVFFQVTPQAHLVDLPGYGYAKVPQELQAHWQAFIDNYFRTRDALKGLVVVMDIRHPLKDYDRQMLAYAVQRGLPAHALLTKADKLGRGQQAQTLQKVRRELADAFGDSVSVQAFSGESKQGVDEARAVIGGWLGL from the coding sequence ATGTCACAGCTCCTAGAACGCGCCCGATATCTGCTTTCGGCCCACAATGCCCGGCAATTGCCGCCGGACGAGGGCGCCGAGGTGGCCTTCGCCGGTCGCTCCAACGCCGGAAAATCCAGCGCGCTCAACGCGCTGACCCGGCAGAACGCGCTGGCCCGGGTCTCCAAGACGCCGGGCCGCACCCAGCAGCTGGTGTTCTTCCAGGTCACCCCGCAGGCGCACCTGGTCGACCTGCCCGGCTATGGCTACGCCAAGGTCCCGCAGGAACTGCAGGCGCACTGGCAGGCCTTCATCGACAACTATTTCCGCACCCGCGACGCGCTCAAGGGACTGGTGGTGGTGATGGACATCCGCCACCCGCTCAAGGACTACGACCGGCAGATGCTGGCCTACGCGGTGCAGCGCGGCCTGCCGGCGCATGCGCTGTTGACCAAGGCCGACAAGCTCGGCCGTGGCCAGCAGGCGCAGACGCTGCAGAAGGTGCGCAGGGAACTGGCCGATGCGTTCGGCGATTCGGTGAGCGTGCAGGCGTTCTCCGGCGAGTCCAAGCAGGGCGTGGACGAGGCCCGCGCTGTGATCGGCGGCTGGCTGGGCCTGTAA
- a CDS encoding MBL fold metallo-hydrolase, translated as MSHAALRPLALALLLAAGGAHAGTAHVPRAQVPGVYHQQIGEVQVTALFDGTVALPRQALSGIDPGAVTRLLEHGYVPEDGKGLQTAVNAYLVQRGTHLALVDTGAAQCFGPGLGQVLVNLRAAGYDPAEVDDVLLTHAHPDHLCGLLDADGKPAFANARVWLSQADAGYWLDPASEAGAPQSLRFAFPMARSAVAPYAAAGRLRRFVTGDTLPAGITALDSHGHTPGHVSWRIDGGNGQQLLVWGDIVHFHAVQFARPDASYEADSDRTAAIASRRRLMAEAAAGRWWVAGAHLPFPGLGHVRRAGEAFAWVPGEFSPL; from the coding sequence ATGTCCCACGCTGCCCTTCGTCCCCTTGCCCTGGCCCTGCTGCTGGCCGCCGGCGGCGCCCACGCCGGCACCGCCCATGTCCCGCGCGCGCAGGTACCCGGCGTGTATCACCAGCAGATCGGCGAGGTGCAGGTCACCGCGCTGTTTGACGGCACCGTCGCGCTGCCGCGGCAGGCACTGAGCGGCATTGACCCGGGCGCGGTCACCCGCCTGCTCGAACACGGCTACGTGCCCGAAGACGGCAAGGGCCTGCAGACCGCGGTCAACGCCTATCTGGTGCAGCGCGGCACACACTTGGCGCTGGTCGATACCGGGGCCGCGCAGTGCTTCGGCCCCGGCCTGGGCCAGGTACTGGTCAACCTGCGCGCCGCCGGCTACGACCCAGCCGAGGTGGACGACGTGCTGTTGACCCACGCCCATCCCGATCACCTGTGCGGGCTGCTCGACGCCGACGGCAAGCCGGCGTTCGCCAACGCCCGCGTGTGGCTGTCACAGGCCGATGCCGGTTACTGGCTGGACCCGGCCAGTGAAGCCGGCGCGCCGCAGTCGCTGCGCTTCGCCTTCCCGATGGCGCGCAGTGCGGTGGCGCCGTACGCCGCGGCCGGACGCCTGCGACGTTTTGTCACAGGCGATACCCTGCCCGCCGGCATCACCGCGCTGGACAGCCACGGCCACACCCCGGGCCATGTCTCCTGGCGGATCGACGGCGGCAACGGCCAGCAGCTGCTGGTATGGGGCGACATCGTGCACTTCCACGCGGTCCAGTTCGCGCGGCCCGACGCCAGCTACGAAGCCGACAGCGACCGCACGGCCGCCATTGCCAGCCGCCGCCGGCTGATGGCCGAGGCCGCGGCAGGGCGGTGGTGGGTGGCTGGCGCGCACCTGCCGTTCCCCGGCCTGGGGCACGTGCGCCGCGCGGGTGAAGCCTTCGCCTGGGTGCCGGGCGAGTTCTCACCGCTGTGA
- a CDS encoding AraC family transcriptional regulator codes for MVALATTPGPLLQQLATLADCQNAGDYACITARREHGASSVEIPRPQFAILLQGRKHVRTAQQVLDLAPGDLFLITRRCRIDVVNVPDPDSGLYLSAIVPLCAEVLHATRTLWSGPLPEAGPPLARLPLAAHGAPLLQWRQALEHGDYTAARLALASLAVAFCASGHGSLLVAPEPGLGERIRDLVAAQPGRNWQSCDFEQHLGISGATLRRRLASERLGLRELIGDARLAHAMQLLYTTRLPLKTVAARVGYRSLSSFNRRFHERYGMEPSAIGNQ; via the coding sequence ATGGTGGCCCTGGCGACGACGCCCGGCCCGCTGCTGCAACAGCTGGCGACGCTGGCCGACTGCCAGAACGCCGGGGACTATGCCTGTATCACCGCGCGCCGCGAGCACGGCGCGTCCTCGGTGGAGATCCCGCGCCCGCAGTTCGCGATCCTGCTGCAGGGACGCAAGCACGTGCGCACCGCGCAGCAGGTGCTGGACCTGGCACCCGGCGACCTGTTCCTGATCACCCGCCGCTGCCGGATCGACGTGGTCAACGTCCCCGACCCCGACAGTGGCCTCTATCTCAGCGCCATCGTGCCGCTGTGCGCCGAAGTGCTGCACGCCACCCGCACCTTGTGGAGCGGGCCGTTGCCCGAAGCCGGCCCGCCGCTGGCGCGGCTGCCGCTGGCCGCGCACGGCGCGCCGCTGCTGCAGTGGCGGCAGGCACTGGAACACGGCGACTACACCGCGGCCCGGCTGGCGCTGGCCAGCCTGGCCGTGGCGTTCTGCGCGTCCGGCCATGGCAGCCTGCTGGTCGCGCCCGAACCCGGCCTGGGCGAGCGCATCCGCGACCTGGTCGCCGCCCAGCCCGGACGCAACTGGCAGTCGTGCGATTTCGAACAGCACCTGGGCATCAGTGGCGCCACCCTGCGCCGGCGCCTGGCCAGCGAACGGCTCGGCCTGCGCGAGCTGATCGGCGATGCGCGGCTGGCGCACGCGATGCAGCTGCTCTACACCACCCGCCTGCCGCTGAAGACCGTGGCCGCGCGCGTCGGCTACCGCTCGCTGTCCAGCTTCAACCGGCGCTTCCACGAACGCTATGGCATGGAGCCGTCCGCGATCGGCAACCAGTGA